The following are encoded in a window of Roseimaritima ulvae genomic DNA:
- a CDS encoding sodium:solute symporter produces the protein MLQLADLIVLTVYIIAVVAFGCWFVRKNQSSDAFMVAGGALPAWAVGLSIFGTFLSSNTFLGVPGKAYAGNYNAFVFSLSLPVAAFLATRFFVPFYRRSGSVSAYEHLEKRFGVWARMYAVICYLLTQIARMGTIMVGVSLVLHALTGWDKAAIILVSGVVITAYTLLGGMEAVIWTDVVQSIVLMVGAVVLLLMLLFGMPEGPGQMVSMATAENKFSLGRWELDWTSSTVWVVFLFGVFINLGNFGIDQSFVQRYHTADSDRAAGRAVWLGALLYVPISLVFFFIGTAAYTYYQTHPELLQEVQASVLAAADPNAAEPPTAAQIGDKVLPHFIATKLPYGTAGLLIAAIAAAAMSSIDTSLNSSATILLKDIYQRWIGREVAEGEAMWVLRIATVAVGVLGTGIAIWMAGVDSILDAWWTLQGVFAGGILGLFLLGMISKNASGPIAAVAVAVGVLVIGWVSLSPESQWLPEAYRSSLEPTLAIVVGTASIFLVGMLLSVWRKTNPA, from the coding sequence TTGTTACAGCTTGCTGATCTGATTGTATTGACGGTGTATATCATCGCCGTCGTGGCTTTTGGTTGTTGGTTTGTACGCAAAAATCAATCCTCCGATGCCTTTATGGTGGCCGGCGGCGCGCTGCCGGCCTGGGCGGTGGGGTTGTCGATTTTTGGAACCTTCCTCAGCAGCAATACCTTTCTGGGCGTTCCCGGCAAAGCCTACGCCGGCAACTACAACGCCTTTGTGTTCAGTTTATCCCTGCCGGTGGCCGCCTTCCTGGCCACGCGATTTTTCGTGCCCTTCTATCGCCGCTCGGGCAGCGTCTCGGCCTACGAACACCTGGAAAAACGCTTCGGCGTATGGGCCCGGATGTACGCGGTCATCTGCTATCTGCTGACCCAGATCGCACGCATGGGAACCATCATGGTGGGCGTCAGCTTGGTGCTGCACGCCCTGACCGGTTGGGACAAAGCCGCAATCATTTTGGTGTCCGGCGTCGTGATCACCGCCTATACCCTGTTGGGAGGTATGGAAGCGGTGATTTGGACCGACGTGGTGCAGTCGATCGTGTTGATGGTCGGTGCGGTGGTGTTATTGTTAATGCTGTTGTTCGGCATGCCCGAAGGCCCTGGTCAAATGGTTTCCATGGCCACCGCTGAAAACAAGTTCAGCCTGGGCCGTTGGGAGCTCGACTGGACCTCGTCCACGGTGTGGGTGGTGTTTCTGTTCGGCGTGTTTATCAACCTGGGAAATTTTGGCATCGATCAAAGTTTTGTGCAGCGTTATCACACCGCCGATAGCGACCGCGCGGCCGGACGAGCCGTATGGTTGGGTGCGCTGTTGTACGTGCCCATCTCGCTGGTGTTTTTCTTTATCGGCACCGCCGCTTATACCTATTACCAAACGCATCCCGAGTTGCTGCAAGAGGTCCAGGCCAGCGTGCTGGCGGCGGCCGATCCCAACGCTGCCGAGCCGCCTACAGCCGCCCAGATCGGCGACAAAGTGCTGCCGCATTTCATCGCCACCAAACTGCCCTACGGCACCGCCGGGTTGTTGATCGCCGCGATCGCCGCCGCGGCGATGAGCAGCATCGATACCTCACTGAATTCCTCGGCAACGATTTTGCTAAAAGACATCTATCAACGCTGGATCGGCCGCGAGGTCGCCGAAGGCGAGGCGATGTGGGTGCTGCGGATCGCCACCGTCGCCGTCGGGGTCTTGGGCACCGGGATTGCCATTTGGATGGCCGGCGTGGATAGTATTTTGGACGCTTGGTGGACGCTGCAGGGGGTGTTCGCCGGAGGCATTTTAGGCCTGTTCCTGTTGGGCATGATTTCCAAAAACGCCAGTGGACCAATCGCCGCCGTGGCGGTGGCTGTCGGTGTTCTGGTGATCGGTTGGGTCAGTCTGTCGCCGGAAAGTCAGTGGTTGCCAGAGGCCTACCGCAGTTCGCTGGAACCCACGCTGGCGATCGTGGTCGGCACCGCATCCATCTTTCTGGTCGGCATGTTGCTGAGCGTCTGGCGAAAAACCAACCCCGCCTGA
- a CDS encoding dihydrodipicolinate synthase family protein, whose protein sequence is MTTQASAAETQTRLHGIVPPMVTPLRGPDEIDFDGASRLIERLIEGGVAGLFILGTTGEAPSLSYRLRGEFIRFVCKTVDKRVPVLVGVTDTSVVESIAVAGVAADAGADAVVLSMPYYFPAGQTELVHYIRRLVPQLPLPVMLYNMPSLTKVNFDIESLAQLTDLSQVIGVKDSGGDLAYFERLTALKQQRPDWSVLIGPEHLMATSLGLGGDGGVNGGANIYPKLFVRCYQATRDGDQAAETALQNQIEKLQAIYLVGKYASRHIKGTKSALSILGICDDKLAEPFNHFEPPERARVAEVLESLNTDLIE, encoded by the coding sequence ATGACAACGCAAGCCTCCGCTGCCGAAACCCAAACGCGACTTCACGGTATCGTCCCACCCATGGTGACGCCGCTGCGGGGACCCGATGAAATCGATTTCGATGGTGCCAGCCGGTTGATCGAACGCTTGATCGAAGGCGGCGTGGCGGGCTTGTTTATTCTGGGCACGACCGGCGAAGCGCCCAGTTTGAGTTACCGGTTGCGTGGAGAATTCATCCGCTTTGTCTGCAAAACGGTTGACAAGCGGGTTCCGGTGCTCGTTGGCGTGACCGATACGTCGGTGGTCGAATCGATCGCGGTGGCCGGTGTCGCGGCCGACGCCGGCGCCGATGCCGTGGTGCTGTCGATGCCCTATTACTTTCCCGCCGGTCAGACCGAATTGGTGCACTATATTCGCCGCTTGGTACCGCAACTGCCCTTGCCGGTCATGCTGTACAACATGCCCAGCCTGACCAAGGTGAACTTCGACATCGAATCGCTGGCTCAGCTGACCGACCTGTCTCAGGTGATCGGCGTCAAGGACAGCGGTGGCGACCTGGCGTACTTCGAACGCTTGACGGCGCTCAAGCAGCAGCGTCCCGATTGGTCGGTGTTGATCGGCCCCGAACACTTGATGGCGACTTCGCTGGGATTGGGCGGCGACGGGGGCGTCAACGGTGGGGCCAATATCTATCCCAAACTGTTCGTCCGCTGTTACCAGGCCACGCGCGATGGCGATCAAGCGGCGGAGACGGCGCTGCAGAACCAGATCGAAAAACTGCAAGCCATCTATCTGGTCGGCAAATATGCTTCGCGGCACATCAAAGGCACCAAGAGCGCACTGTCGATCTTGGGCATCTGCGACGACAAACTAGCCGAACCCTTCAATCACTTCGAGCCGCCCGAACGCGCCCGTGTAGCCGAAGTTCTGGAGAGTCTCAACACCGACCTGATCGAGTGA
- a CDS encoding sulfatase family protein: MKSLFAAHVGWLSLFALTCCCGVALAEAPRPNIILCMADDQGWGDTAYNGHPLLKTPHLDAMAAGGLRFDHFYAAAPVCTPTRASVMTGRHPNRCGAFSWGHPMRPQEITLAERLKAAGYATGHFGKWHLGSVLKGSPVNPTAAGFDHWLSAYNFYDNDPLLSREGTAVELQGESSILTANAAIEFIKDQNAKGQPFLAVVWFGSPHNPHRAAPQDRQLYAGQKHADWLGEITGLDRAVGKLQAALREEKIVDDTLFWYTSDNGGLQPASTGGRNKKGSIYEGGLRVPAIIQWPSRIKTPRVTQAVANTSDIYPTLLDILKIDTPSQPPLDGVSLLPVIDGQTDQRGEPMGFWKFTARGIRTPSDAWMRDLLKAQQAGKDYHDDSRLVLDAAEIKQQYEADHFVGHSAWNDWPWKLHRITEPSKNQSAKDSKVTIELYNLQADPMETDNVANKYPQRVAAMREQLEAWQNSVLNSLNGEDY; this comes from the coding sequence ATGAAAAGCCTATTTGCTGCCCACGTCGGCTGGCTGTCGTTGTTCGCCCTTACCTGTTGCTGTGGAGTAGCGCTGGCGGAGGCTCCGCGTCCCAATATCATTCTGTGTATGGCCGATGACCAGGGCTGGGGCGATACGGCGTACAACGGCCATCCGCTGCTAAAAACGCCGCACCTCGATGCGATGGCTGCGGGCGGTTTGCGGTTCGATCATTTTTATGCTGCCGCCCCGGTTTGTACGCCCACGCGCGCCAGTGTGATGACCGGACGTCACCCCAACCGCTGTGGAGCGTTTTCCTGGGGGCACCCGATGCGGCCCCAGGAAATCACTCTGGCTGAACGGTTGAAAGCGGCCGGATACGCCACCGGTCATTTTGGGAAATGGCATCTCGGATCGGTGCTCAAGGGCAGTCCCGTCAATCCCACCGCAGCCGGTTTTGATCACTGGTTATCCGCTTACAACTTTTACGACAACGATCCTCTGCTCAGCCGAGAAGGTACCGCTGTCGAGCTGCAGGGCGAAAGTTCCATCTTGACGGCGAACGCGGCGATCGAATTTATCAAGGATCAAAATGCCAAGGGGCAACCCTTCTTAGCCGTGGTCTGGTTCGGCTCGCCGCACAATCCGCATCGTGCCGCCCCGCAAGATCGTCAGTTGTACGCCGGGCAGAAACACGCCGATTGGTTGGGCGAAATTACCGGACTCGATCGCGCCGTGGGAAAACTGCAAGCCGCCCTCCGCGAAGAAAAGATTGTTGACGATACGCTGTTCTGGTACACCTCCGACAACGGTGGTTTGCAACCGGCCAGCACGGGCGGACGCAATAAAAAAGGTTCGATCTATGAAGGCGGTTTGCGGGTTCCTGCCATCATCCAATGGCCCAGCCGGATCAAAACGCCGCGCGTCACTCAGGCGGTCGCCAATACCTCGGATATCTATCCCACGTTGTTGGACATCTTAAAGATCGACACCCCTTCGCAACCACCGCTCGACGGCGTCAGTCTGCTGCCCGTCATCGATGGCCAAACCGACCAACGCGGCGAACCGATGGGGTTCTGGAAATTTACCGCCCGCGGAATCCGCACGCCCAGCGATGCCTGGATGCGCGATCTGCTCAAAGCACAGCAAGCCGGCAAGGACTATCACGACGATTCAAGATTGGTTTTGGATGCGGCCGAAATTAAGCAACAGTACGAGGCCGATCACTTTGTCGGGCATTCGGCATGGAACGATTGGCCCTGGAAGCTGCATCGCATCACCGAACCCAGCAAAAACCAATCGGCGAAGGACTCAAAAGTCACGATCGAACTGTACAACCTGCAGGCCGATCCGATGGAAACCGATAATGTGGCCAACAAATATCCGCAGCGAGTCGCGGCGATGCGTGAGCAACTGGAAGCCTGGCAGAACTCCGTCCTGAACAGCCTGAATGGTGAGGACTATTAA
- a CDS encoding arylsulfatase, with product MRSSTEPRCYYAPLLRPDHRSAWFSIAAFWWLILGAAVLSAAERPNIVFILADDLGYGELGCYGQEKIKTPHIDRLAAEGLKFTQHYTGAPVCAPARCVLLTGQHLAHAEIRGNRDSGNGRVFPGQWPISDEIVTIAEAFKQADYATGAFGKWGLGPSNTTGSPIKQGFDRYYGYNCQRNAHSYFPYFLDANEREQKINAGLIAGHQRKPEGQVNADDYRLENYAPDMILAEALKFIDKHNKRPFFLYLPFVEPHVAMQPPQEWIDRYPRQWDDEKGPYRGQNGYLPHPRPRAAYAAMISDLDEHVGAVVEKLREHGLTDNTLIVFTSDNGTTHGGRDPGFHIGGVDAKFFQSTADLRGYKGSVYEGGIRVPCVVKWPGHVAPGSVTDAATYFPDWFPTLCNLVGAPLPDQQLDGIDLAGVLQGKAPPPREELMIWDFHNYGGLVAIRDGKWKAVRRNLLKQPSAWELYDIEADRRESRDLATDHPEVIARLEAAYLKTRTPEPDFPVPFYDQASDESKGTEGTEGTEGT from the coding sequence GTGCGCTCTAGTACCGAACCGCGTTGCTATTATGCCCCTCTCCTTCGCCCCGATCATCGTTCGGCTTGGTTTTCAATCGCCGCATTTTGGTGGTTGATTTTGGGGGCTGCCGTACTGTCGGCAGCCGAGCGACCGAACATCGTGTTTATCCTTGCCGACGATCTGGGCTACGGCGAACTGGGCTGTTACGGCCAGGAAAAAATCAAGACGCCGCATATCGACCGGCTGGCTGCCGAAGGATTGAAATTCACCCAGCACTATACCGGGGCGCCTGTGTGCGCACCGGCGCGTTGCGTGTTGTTGACCGGGCAGCATCTGGCGCACGCGGAAATTCGCGGCAATCGTGATTCCGGCAACGGCCGAGTGTTCCCCGGGCAGTGGCCGATCAGCGACGAAATTGTCACGATCGCTGAAGCCTTTAAGCAAGCGGATTATGCGACAGGTGCGTTTGGCAAGTGGGGACTGGGGCCGTCCAACACCACGGGCTCGCCGATCAAACAGGGCTTCGATCGCTACTACGGCTACAACTGCCAACGCAACGCGCACAGCTACTTCCCTTACTTTCTTGATGCCAACGAACGCGAACAGAAGATCAACGCCGGATTGATCGCCGGCCACCAACGCAAGCCCGAGGGACAGGTCAATGCGGATGATTACCGCTTGGAAAACTACGCGCCTGATATGATCTTGGCGGAAGCCCTGAAGTTCATCGACAAACACAACAAGCGTCCGTTTTTTCTGTACCTGCCCTTTGTGGAACCGCACGTGGCGATGCAGCCACCACAGGAATGGATCGATCGCTACCCGCGGCAATGGGATGACGAAAAAGGACCCTACCGCGGACAGAACGGTTATCTGCCGCACCCGCGTCCGCGAGCGGCATATGCAGCCATGATTTCTGATCTGGATGAACACGTCGGAGCGGTGGTCGAAAAACTGCGGGAACACGGTTTGACCGACAACACCTTGATCGTGTTTACTTCCGACAACGGTACCACGCACGGTGGACGCGATCCCGGCTTTCACATTGGCGGCGTGGACGCCAAGTTCTTTCAGTCCACCGCGGACCTGCGCGGCTACAAGGGCAGTGTGTACGAAGGCGGGATCCGCGTGCCCTGTGTGGTTAAATGGCCCGGTCATGTCGCCCCCGGATCGGTCACCGATGCGGCCACCTATTTTCCCGACTGGTTCCCCACACTGTGCAACCTCGTCGGCGCCCCGCTGCCCGATCAGCAATTGGACGGTATCGACCTGGCCGGCGTCCTTCAAGGCAAAGCCCCGCCGCCCCGCGAAGAACTGATGATTTGGGATTTCCACAACTACGGCGGCTTGGTCGCGATTCGCGACGGCAAATGGAAAGCCGTCCGCCGCAACCTGCTCAAACAGCCGAGCGCTTGGGAACTGTACGACATCGAAGCCGACAGGCGGGAAAGTCGCGACTTGGCGACCGATCATCCGGAAGTCATTGCTCGATTGGAAGCGGCCTACCTGAAAACCCGCACCCCGGAACCCGATTTCCCCGTGCCGTTTTATGATCAGGCGAGCGATGAAAGTAAAGGGACGGAAGGGACGGAAGGGACGGAAGGGACTTAA
- a CDS encoding PSD1 and planctomycete cytochrome C domain-containing protein, which translates to MPNPFRAGLLILYVASLAASTAAAADEAAVDFAAEVKPILASKCWNCHGPDEQTREADLRLDRREDAAGVLEAEGDTPAALLERITATDPDLQMPPPSTKKPFSQHERQLLTRWIEQGAVYEQHWAFQSPRRSDPPSLPDSTGGRNPIDRFVIARLQAENLQPSPAADRTTLLRRLSFDLTGLPPSIEQVEAFLADRSADAYEKQIDRLLDSPRYGEHMAVPWLDAARYADTDGYQNDRYRYMHVWRDWVVLSLNENKPYDQFIVEQLAGDMLPDATLKQQVATGFCRNHRINSEDGSIPREWHVENVVDRVDTLGTAILGLTVACARCHDHKYDPLSAKEYYQLFAYFNNVPEWGVGPNNGNSPPFIPVPESWPDLAAEENVAVVPEPLKLRRARETKGNGLQRPQPGGPQTVMVMQEMPTPRPTYLLTRGQFDLPDKSQPLQPGVPAALDGFRDASSEPSLPGNRLGLARWLVDPRHPLTARVAVNRMWQQFFGVGLVKTSENFGLQGELPSHPELLDWLAVEFVESGWDVKALQKLILMSDTYRQSSRTTPELASRDPENRLLARGPRFRLHPFALRDAALASSGLLVERIGGPPAKPYMPPKIWRSISNNTYKQDQGEQLYRRSLYTFWRRTIPPPTMVNFNAAEREVCVVRKGQTNTPLQALTLMNNVTFVEAARQLAAEMLRHADEPSAAIEFGFRRLLARRPSSAEAALLNDAHAAFAAKYDNQPAAAEKLLDIGETPRDAALDPSQHAAMTMTASLMMNLDEAITKE; encoded by the coding sequence ATGCCCAACCCGTTCCGCGCCGGCCTGTTGATCTTATACGTTGCCTCGCTGGCCGCTTCCACGGCGGCCGCGGCCGATGAGGCTGCGGTTGACTTCGCTGCCGAGGTCAAACCGATCCTGGCGTCCAAATGTTGGAACTGCCACGGGCCCGACGAGCAGACGCGTGAAGCTGATTTGCGATTGGATCGCCGCGAAGACGCCGCGGGCGTGTTGGAAGCCGAGGGCGATACTCCGGCCGCCTTGCTCGAACGCATCACTGCGACCGATCCCGATTTGCAAATGCCTCCGCCCTCGACGAAGAAACCGTTCAGCCAACACGAGCGCCAGCTGCTGACACGCTGGATCGAACAAGGTGCGGTGTACGAGCAACACTGGGCGTTTCAATCACCGCGCCGAAGCGACCCTCCGTCGTTGCCAGATTCGACTGGCGGGCGAAACCCCATCGACCGCTTCGTGATCGCTCGTCTGCAAGCCGAAAACCTGCAGCCCTCGCCGGCGGCCGACCGCACCACCCTGCTCCGCCGACTCTCTTTTGACCTCACCGGCCTGCCGCCCAGCATCGAGCAAGTGGAAGCCTTTCTGGCCGACCGCTCCGCCGACGCTTACGAAAAGCAAATCGATCGCTTGTTGGATTCGCCGCGTTATGGCGAACACATGGCCGTGCCCTGGTTGGACGCCGCGCGGTATGCCGACACCGACGGATACCAAAACGATCGCTACCGTTACATGCACGTGTGGCGCGATTGGGTCGTGTTGTCGCTGAACGAAAACAAGCCCTACGATCAGTTTATTGTCGAACAACTGGCCGGCGACATGTTGCCCGACGCCACGCTCAAACAGCAAGTCGCCACCGGGTTTTGTCGCAACCACCGGATCAACAGCGAAGACGGATCGATCCCTCGAGAATGGCATGTGGAAAATGTCGTCGACCGTGTCGACACGCTGGGCACCGCCATCCTGGGACTGACCGTAGCCTGTGCCCGCTGTCACGACCACAAGTATGATCCGCTGTCGGCCAAAGAGTACTATCAGTTGTTCGCGTATTTCAACAATGTGCCGGAATGGGGCGTCGGTCCGAACAACGGCAACAGTCCCCCGTTTATCCCGGTTCCCGAATCGTGGCCGGATCTGGCGGCCGAAGAGAACGTGGCCGTGGTGCCTGAACCGCTGAAGCTGCGGCGGGCCCGAGAGACCAAAGGCAACGGACTTCAGCGGCCGCAACCGGGCGGGCCCCAGACCGTGATGGTGATGCAAGAAATGCCCACGCCGCGGCCCACCTATCTGCTCACCCGCGGGCAATTTGATTTGCCGGATAAGTCCCAGCCATTGCAGCCAGGCGTTCCGGCGGCGCTGGACGGTTTTCGCGATGCGTCCTCCGAACCGTCGCTGCCTGGCAACCGCCTGGGCTTGGCTCGCTGGTTGGTCGATCCACGCCATCCGTTAACGGCCCGCGTGGCGGTGAACCGCATGTGGCAACAGTTTTTCGGCGTTGGTTTGGTGAAAACCTCGGAGAACTTTGGCCTCCAGGGCGAATTGCCCAGCCACCCTGAATTGCTCGACTGGCTGGCGGTGGAGTTTGTCGAAAGCGGCTGGGACGTGAAGGCCCTGCAGAAATTGATTTTGATGAGTGACACCTATCGACAATCGTCGCGGACCACGCCCGAGTTAGCCTCGCGGGATCCGGAAAACCGGTTGTTGGCTCGCGGTCCGCGGTTCCGTTTGCATCCCTTTGCACTCCGCGATGCCGCCCTGGCCAGCAGCGGGTTGCTGGTCGAACGGATCGGTGGACCGCCGGCAAAACCTTATATGCCGCCCAAAATTTGGCGTTCGATATCCAACAACACCTACAAGCAGGACCAGGGCGAGCAGCTTTATCGCCGCAGCCTGTACACCTTCTGGCGTCGCACCATCCCGCCGCCCACGATGGTCAATTTTAATGCGGCCGAACGCGAAGTCTGTGTGGTTCGCAAAGGTCAAACCAACACTCCGCTGCAAGCCTTGACCTTGATGAACAACGTCACCTTTGTGGAAGCCGCTCGCCAGTTGGCAGCGGAAATGTTGCGGCACGCGGACGAACCTTCCGCCGCGATTGAATTTGGCTTTCGACGGCTACTTGCTCGCCGCCCCAGTTCTGCCGAAGCCGCTTTATTGAACGACGCCCACGCCGCCTTTGCGGCCAAATACGACAACCAGCCCGCGGCTGCGGAGAAACTATTGGACATCGGCGAAACCCCACGCGACGCCGCACTGGATCCCTCTCAGCACGCCGCCATGACGATGACCGCGTCGCTGATGATGAACCTGGACGAAGCCATCACCAAGGAATAA
- a CDS encoding DUF1501 domain-containing protein: MTKTSTAIEPLRTALARRHFFSRAGVGLAALSSLLGGNAAAARGEQSGGVEGLADLPHFAPRARRVIYLFQSGGPSQLDLLDPKPELRKRFGEEVPKSIYPDERKTTMSSAQGAFATAPSLFEFRRCGESGLEMSELFDKTGELADRLCIINSMHTTAINHDPAITMLLTGSQIPGRPSAGAWTSYALGADTSELPAFVAMSSRGSGKAGQPLYDRLWGSGFLPSVYQGVKFRNQGAPVLDIYDPAGVDPATRRTMLDYLARLNELKFQDSGDAEISTRIAQYELAGRMQTSVPELLDFKQETAATLDAYGKDVNRQGSYAYNCLMARRLAERGVRFIQLFHQGWDQHGALPKQIRQQARDTDQPTAALLRDLQQRGMLDDTLIVWGGEFGRTVYSQGALTAKNYGRDHHGGCFSVWLAGGGVRGGIRYGRTDDYSVNVVENGLEVHDLNATILHLLGIDHERLIFPFQGRDFRLTDVHGRVVRDILA; the protein is encoded by the coding sequence ATGACAAAAACATCCACCGCCATCGAACCGCTTCGTACCGCGCTTGCGCGGCGTCATTTCTTCTCCCGAGCAGGTGTCGGTTTGGCGGCCCTGTCGAGTTTGCTGGGCGGCAACGCGGCGGCGGCACGCGGCGAGCAATCTGGCGGCGTCGAGGGTCTGGCCGACCTACCACATTTTGCGCCACGAGCTCGGCGGGTGATTTACTTGTTCCAATCCGGCGGGCCCTCTCAGCTGGATCTGCTGGATCCCAAGCCGGAATTGCGCAAGCGATTTGGTGAAGAGGTTCCCAAGTCGATTTACCCGGATGAACGCAAGACCACGATGAGCAGCGCCCAAGGCGCGTTTGCGACCGCGCCCAGCTTGTTCGAGTTCCGACGCTGCGGGGAATCCGGTTTGGAAATGAGCGAGTTGTTCGATAAAACGGGCGAGCTGGCCGATCGCTTGTGCATCATCAATTCGATGCATACCACCGCGATCAATCACGATCCGGCGATCACGATGTTGCTGACCGGGTCTCAAATCCCCGGTCGTCCCAGCGCCGGGGCATGGACCAGTTACGCGTTGGGAGCGGACACGTCGGAATTGCCGGCCTTTGTAGCGATGAGCTCACGCGGTAGCGGCAAGGCCGGGCAGCCGTTGTACGACCGCTTGTGGGGCAGCGGTTTCCTGCCGTCGGTTTATCAAGGCGTCAAGTTCCGCAATCAAGGCGCGCCGGTGTTGGATATCTATGATCCCGCCGGCGTCGATCCTGCCACTCGCCGCACGATGCTGGACTATCTGGCTCGACTGAATGAATTAAAGTTCCAGGACTCCGGGGATGCCGAAATCTCCACCCGCATCGCGCAGTACGAACTGGCCGGCCGCATGCAAACGTCGGTCCCCGAATTGCTGGATTTCAAACAGGAGACGGCTGCTACGCTGGACGCCTACGGTAAAGACGTGAACCGACAGGGCAGCTACGCCTATAACTGTTTGATGGCCCGCCGTCTGGCCGAACGTGGTGTCCGCTTCATTCAGTTGTTTCATCAAGGTTGGGACCAACACGGGGCGCTGCCCAAACAGATCCGCCAGCAGGCTCGTGACACCGACCAGCCCACCGCGGCACTGCTGCGAGATCTGCAGCAACGCGGCATGCTGGACGACACCCTGATCGTCTGGGGCGGCGAGTTCGGGCGGACGGTTTATTCGCAGGGAGCCCTGACCGCCAAGAACTACGGACGCGACCACCACGGCGGCTGCTTCTCGGTGTGGTTGGCCGGAGGCGGGGTTCGCGGCGGAATCCGCTATGGCCGTACCGATGACTATAGTGTGAATGTGGTCGAAAACGGTCTGGAAGTACACGACCTGAACGCAACCATCTTGCACTTGTTGGGCATCGACCACGAACGACTGATCTTTCCTTTCCAGGGTCGCGATTTTCGCTTGACCGACGTGCACGGCCGAGTGGTGCGTGATATCCTCGCGTAA